The Episyrphus balteatus chromosome 3, idEpiBalt1.1, whole genome shotgun sequence genome segment atggtagagatggtagtttatacaaaggaaaaaatttaaagtttgagaatttcagccagggggcgtggcaaccgcccgttttcactgaattttcatcaaatatagagattttcaattctacagccataccttgcaaaaagtagtgaaatcacaacaaaaacattactgttaaaaaaggattttaacgatttaacgatatttttattgaacagttattatatatacaatttgcttaaagctagtaatctaaaaatgtacattgattatattagtaatatgttggcacaaaaggggcctaacgtttttacattgttttttttttttaagctaaatttacagttaattgtcattgtgtttgttttaaatattaattctgtTGGCAGCTTCTTAACTCGGGTTGTTCAGGTCCGGTTGTCATTGTAAAGGTTGGATTAGGGAGAGGTGAGGCTTTCAGCCACGATAGTGAGCTGATCCAGGATCAGCGTAGAGGGGGATGTTCTCTTCGTCGTTGGTTGATATAAGATCCTCATCCAAAAGTTCCTTAGCTTCTAGGTACCGCTGGTTAGGATGTCTTGGCTGGTTTATTACTCTTCCTATTATTGGGTTTGGATGATTGCTCAGGTTCTGTAGGCATCTTCTGCTTGATTGGATAAGATATTTgtcgagttttataattttggctTCTTCATACAGTCTCTTGTTGCTGACGTGTTTCCTGCGTATCCTGTCGTAGTGCATGCCTGTACAGATCCTTAAGATCTTCCTCTCCAGTATTGCTAACTTGTTTAGATGGGATTTTGTCACCGTGAACCAGATAGGAAAACAGTAGGTGATGATAGGCCTGATGAGCTGCTTGTACAGGAGAAGCTTTGTCTTTTGGCTGAGTCCGTTTCTTTTCCGCATAAGCGGATGAATGCGATGAAAGGCGAAATTGGCTTTTTTCAAAACGGCTGCTGCTTGAGGGTTAAATCGGTTCTTCTCATCGAATTGTATTCCCAGATATTTGACGttattttttgctgaaatttgtGTTCCATCGGGAAGGCTTATCTTGATGTTCCTGCAGTTCCTGGCTGAGCGTATTCTAGGATTTCCTGGGGTGGCTGGTCGTCTAAAGCATATTAGTTCCGATTTGGCTGTGTTGATTTTGAAGCCCCAGCGCTTATAAAATTCGTAAAGTTGTCTTATGTGGGCTTCCACTTTCCTTGCGGCTAATATGGGTGACTTCGACTTCGCGTACGTGAGAGAGTCGTCTGCAAACAAGAGATTCTGAGCTAATTCTGGTTGGGGCTGATCGGATGTGTAAATGTTGAAGAGGAATGGTCCTAGCTTCGATCCTTGTGCAACTCCGGCATTGATTGTCCTCATTGTTGATTGGCTGTTTCCTAATTGTACAAAGAACAATCTGGAATGAAGAAAGctgtaaataattttgattagtgaaattgGAAATCTCAGCTGGAATAGTTTGTGAATAAGTCCTTCAATCCAGACACTGTCAAATGCTTTTTCTATGTCGAGAAAACATCCGACAGTGACTTGGTTTCCGTTTAGGGAGGCGGCAACATCGTGTTGGAGTTTTAGGAGTGGATGGAGTGTAGAGTGCTTTTGACGGAATCCAAACTGCATATCTGGCACTATGCAGTTGTCGCTGCAAAAAGATTTCAGCCGCCTAAGTATTAGCTCCTCGAGTATCTTGCTCATATTGCTTAGAAGTGAAATGGGCCTATATCCAGAGACGTCCTTGTTGTTTTCCTTCTTTGGTATGGCCACGACTTTAGCTTTTTTCCATTTGCTGGGAAAGTAGCAATTGACAACACAGTTGTTTAAGATAATTGCCAAGAAAATTATCGCTGAATGAGGTAttcttttaagaataaaattagaGATGTTATCTGGTCCTGTTGACTTCTTTTGATGGCTTCTTTGTAGAATTTCCTTTATTTCATCTGGGTTGGTAAGCTCGGAGTTGTCTGTGGGGTCGCTGGCAATATTGTTGTCGCTGAATTGCCTGGTCTCAGTGACAGTTTTGGCGCGTTGCACTGAAGTGTTGACTTCTTCTAAAAACTCAGGGTCCAAAGGCGGGTTCGGcttgaagtgattttcaaaatagtCGGCAAACGCTTTCGCTTTATCTTCGCTAGTTGTAACTTCGCCATTAGGTGTTGTGATGATGACTGGCATAGGAGGCTTCTTCCCGATAACACTGTTGATTTTCTTGAAGGTGTCAGGACCTGGCTTGATTGCTTGGAGTCTTTTCTGTAGCTGAATATCGTTGAAGTGCTGTACTGAGTTCCTAAACAAAGTGTTTACACAGTTGAGTTCGCTGAGTACAGTTTGGTAGTTGCTGTTGTTGGTATTTAACTCCCTCTGGTGAATCCTTTGGAGCAATTTCCTTAGCCGTTGTCTATGGTGGTAGAGGTTCTGGATATATAAGGGCAGATGTTGGTATCTATCTTTTGAAGTCCTTCGCTGTTTCTGATTTTCTAGGGCGGTACTGACAGCATTCTCCAAGTTTTCAATTGCAGCATCGATCTGATGGTTTTGAAGATTACTGTTTTCTGCTGGTAGAATGATTGCCTCATCGATGTCTCTCTGAAGCCTTGGAACATCCAGCTTGGAATAGTTGATGAATCCTTCTTCTGGTTGGTTTGTTGTGAAGATCTGGTGTTGTAGATTTATTGAGAGGATAACTGCTTCGTGGTCTGAGTCACTAGTGAGTGTTGTGCAGATATAGTTTCTCAATTCTGGAAGAATGAATACTAGGTTTGAAGTTGCAAGAAAGAAGTCTAGCGTTGATGGTGTTCTTGGGAATGTGGGCTTAGGTTGTGAGATGATGACTAGGGAATGTTGATCACTATTATCGTCCAGCCAGTTGACAATAGTATTCCCATCATTGTTGTTTTCGGTATCCATCCATCGCTGATGTCTTGCATTGAAGTCGCCACCGATGAGTCCATATGTACTTCTGCTGGCAGTTTGGTTAAGGATTTGAAGATCGTGTCTTATTTCATTCAATCTTGCTGTGCATTTGTTGTAGATGCTGATAACGGTTAAAGATTCGCCCATTTCGAGCTGGATTGTGATGGCGGTGGCTTCGAAGCATTTTAGGCCGGGAATTGTCACTTTTCGGGCACAGTAGGCAAATTTATTGTGAAGGTACAGAGCAGTTCCTCTCTTTCCCTCGCTCTTGTCCGTTCTGAAAGTCTTGTAGTTGACGAAATCTATGTTGTTCCTCGGCGTTACATTTGTTTCGCTGATTAAGGCAATGTCCGGGTTGTTCTTTTTCAGGAAAAGGTTTAATgatgttcttttttctaagctatATAACGAGTTAACGTTATAAGCCACTATGCGCAGTTTTTGTAGGCGCATTAAGCGCTGCATAGGTCAAAGATAAAGGTGGCCAGGGCCACGGACTTCTGTTTTTCGCTTAGGTAGTTGTAATTTGGTGGCACGGCGCTACGGGCTTTATCCATAACCGTAATGAGATCAGATCCAAACAGACGTTTAACCTCCTTCGTTAAGTTTTGACCTGAGTTCTTTGCTCCATTAGAAGGTGATGGTGTTGCTGTTGATGTCTTTTTTGGGGTCCTCACTGCTGGCTGAATCTGGGAAGTAGGTTTCATAAGTGGATTAATTGTTGATTGTGGAACTGGGTTTTTTCTTGATATAGCTGCAAAACTTATGGCTGGTTTGGTAAAGGTGCAAGCTGACTTCGTGACGAACTCTTGTTGAGCTTTCTTTTGGGTCAGAGCTTGTTTTTTCTCTTCTTGTTTCTTCTTAAGTGTTGGGCATCCTCTGTAATTGGCTGGGTGTCCCTCGGTTTTGCAGTTGGCGCACCAAACATCATGGGTAGAGTTGTCCTTGCGTGGGCATTCTCCTGGCAGATGGCTGTCCTTGCACTTAACGCAGACGTAATTCATTCCGCAATTCACTGCTACATGCCCAAAGCGCTGGCAGTTCCTACACTGGACAATATCATTGGCCTTGAAGCGCTCCCAGTAAACTTTATGATTCATGATACTTGTCTTTGTGTAAACTTCTGCAACATCGCACGTCTTGCTAAGTTCTACAACAAAGCTGTTGAATTCTTTGTTGGAGGTCTTTCTTGATCTGTAGGGGGAAACTTTAATGATGGGCAGTCCTTCGATTTTAAGTTCCTCTTCAACTTCTATGGCACTGATGGTGAAGTGGATACCTTTCAGCAGCATCAAGGTTTTTCTGTCTTCTTTTGGGGTAAACGATAGGTTTTGGATTTTCATCATCTTCAGATAGTTCTTTATCTCATCGTGGTCTTTCCTTGTTGTTGTACTgattatgaaatttttgaaataactttaaaaatcggtatttaaaacaaaaattgtcaagtaagcaatcaaaattttattgatacgaatttgaacccaagctttagaacttggtacacttttatatctcaatactttttgtgccagcataatttcaacataagagaacttggctccttttttaacagtaatgtttttgttgtgattctaATTACTAAAAGTGGACTTGACTTTTACGAAAGAGTTCTTGCAGAATTGTATAAAAGAAAAACGTTACTTTGCACactttaatggaaactttatttaaaaaattatatatatcttATGTCTTCGACAATTGGTTTGAATTGCTTAACTTCATGGCTTGAAACGCAGAAATGCATTACAAGAAATAATTTCCAGTAAAGATTTGGAATTGAATTTCTTGGTGACTAATTTTTCTTTGAGTTACCATTTGAAATTATTCACGCCTCACCACTGATGGCTATACCTTTTCTTTTAGCAAAGCCAAATAAATGTttcctttatattatttttaaataaagctctTTTAAGGAAtagtggttaaaaaaaatttcaatttcaaaattttgaaaaaaaaaattacaaacacaACTTTTAATACAGAAGTGTGTAGTGTGTACTTTAACGaagacgaatttttttttttttgacaggaggaaatcttcaaaagacacttggcagtattcgacaccaagtagtgtgggactcttaaccactaaaaccacctctttatcaggactaatcttgagagatcgacatcagatttttctttcttaactttgtaaaatcactttgggttaagtttaaacttttaatattttcccatgttttttagaccataagctcatgaggcttggttcttcttaatctccgaacgtggtttcttatattcaagacggacaccatttcagaataagtatgactttgcagtctctgattatgcgatacaccgtattttttaacaacttctgtaactaTTTCTATTTTTGAGACACGATGTacatcgctatttcttatgtaccaaggtgcattaactattccacgaaggactttgttttggaatttttgggatgatttcggtatttgttttctttgtacagccccataattggattccataggtccaaacaggctttagtacttgattatacagcattattttgttttgggttgataaatcaaagttgttaccaagtaattagtacatttttctatatttcaagtttagttcttctcttttctttttgatgtgctctttccactttagctttgcattcaaagtcattccaaggtatttggccgtattggcgtaaggtacagcttgattatattaatgaatattggaatattgtttatctttttatttgtaaagtttgatacgccatttttcggtccaagctctgactgtgtcgacggcattttgtagttttactgcTACCTTTAAGACACATTTGTcaggtaccaaaattgcggtatcatctgcaaaagtaaccattatggtgtgattaccaactggaatatcccttgtgtatagtaaatacagggtaggacctaggacacttccttgtgggacaccggcttctattttcttcaattccgaatattcttgatcgttccttactctaaacaatcggtctgagatgtacgattttaatattttatagtactgcctgggaagatccctttgcagtttgtactcaagtccctcatgccaaaccttgtcaaaagcttgagcaacatctaagaatatagctgaacatacttgtttttcttctaatgcttattctattacatccgttattctatgaacttggtctatcgtggaatgtttatttctaaagccaaactgatgatttgggattaaccttctttcttccacaactttgctaagtctcttcagaagcagtttttcaaaaacttttgccataattggtataagcgatattggtctgtaagacatcacttctgtaggtggcttaccttgcaattttccaatggtgtgggacttACCGTTGCTTAAGACATgcttttattatatattggagttttatgaaggctttcaattGCGAAGACGAATGAAAAGAGAAATATCGATTGTTTTAAGAGAAAACTCAAAACGAACTTTAATACGCCCCAAAACACCTTTACatggaaatttttgaattaacaagaaaaatacaaatttctttcattaaaccaaatttattttcatttaacttTACACCAATAAAACagtcaacaatttttaaaaatgcaatttaacgCAAATAAAATGCGTTTGTATCCTGAATTTCTTTCTACAACTTTGCTGAACCAGCTCTCGAAAGTTGCATGTCAGCAGAAGGTTCAGCAATAAACTTGCGAACTATATTAAATTTAGGATGATTCTTGTCttgcattaaattaaaaataacacttTCGCTCGTTGTAATAATGCATCCCAATTCTTTTAAACGATCCAAAGCTAAATCTCGGTCTTGGTTAAGACGAGAACAACAACAATCAGCGACAAGATTGACTTTGTAATCGTTTTCTATCAAATCGATTGCCGTTTGTTCAATGCAAACGTGAgacttaaagaacaaaaaaccgttattaaatttgaattttcttttcaagTGAATTTACCTCCAATCCAAAAAGAACAACATCTTTGGGCTTTTCATTTGGAAATAGTTCTTTAATTTTGGCCTCTAATTGAGGTACCATCATGCTgaatttggtttttgaaataattccaGCTGCATGTCCAACGTCCAATTCTTGTgcagttttgcccaatttttcgGGATAATGTTCGGTGGCGATAAGTGGAACTTCTAGGACTTTTCCGGCATTGACCTTGAAATGGGTTCAAGTACGCAATATTATAATATGGTTTGTGAATTGAatgggaaatattttttgagaagCTCTGGGAATTTATTATTCCTTCAAAAAAGGGTGAAATTAGAAACTCACCAATTTCTTTGCATTTATTATCATGTTATCGAATAGAGCCATTCCAGGTCGAAATTTATCTTGTATATCACAAAGAAGGAATAAAGTTTTCTTTGGATCTAATTTGCTTAAACGTTTTGCCATTTTTAACTGAATGAATTGGGggaattattgcaaaagtagTAACAAGAACTTTGGacttacaaataaattaaatgaattgttggaatttttttttaagaatgtcaaaacaaaagtcaaaataaaaaattgtgaacGTGGTGGAattattttgttcttctttttgttttcaatgttGGTACTTCTTAAGATAATGAAAACATTCAGAGGCATTCAAgatgaaaaaattcaaagaatacAAAAAGGGAAACGTCAATTTCTTATAGCCTGTTTCCTCtggagcccaaatgagataatatccgttttttattatcccacttgatccatatagatcatcatttaacacgtattacaacaactaatcacgattcgtgatcctaatgaaaagcaagatctcatttAGTTGttgtgagaaaatgatttttgtgtcgattcacataatttttgttccgatttgcgtgtttcgtgcgagaaatttctcgatgcgagagttacagaacgtaggcacaggTTATAAGCTGCGGGTAAACCTGGTAACATGGTAaacttggtaaaaaaaaaactgtcaaaaggcttaactacatacaccactttttgaaaaagtacaaaagtgaaaatattttttttctggctagcgcaattgtgaATAAGAGTATactaattgttttttagaccataaaataagctttctgcatcatttgttttaatattccagcccgaaaaactatacaaaaatgcgtttaaaaatgttcacttttgtactttttcactttttgagccaatgtagttagggcttaatagcctgttttcactagagcaaatgagatgatttcgatcaaatttgccAAATGAGGTTCGAAATGAGAtgatttcccatacaaatttcaaatttgaaatgagataattatcaTCTCATTTCAACGAAATTAGCTAGGAAATTAAGTCAAATCGCCTGAACGCTCATAAAATTTCATTGTGAATAGGTCACAATTATGAATTTTTACCAAAcgtcaatctaaaaaaaataaaaaaaaaaaatatagcacATAGCGGTaaaattaaaggcttggccacaccggagggtatgcggtatagcggtaacgatatttgtactaaaaaaattccacacctgaacgttgatgtgtcagttttgaatttttttcatacaagtaccctcaccgctacccgtaccgctaccgcataccctccagtgtggccaagccttaaattgTGTATATTTTGTGTCGCGTCGGTAAATAAAAGTTCTTATAATTCCGAAATAACTATGCCAGATCGTAGTGCCACCAAAGGAACCTCAAATTCCTCAATATTAggcaattttttgaagaaattgaagAAAACTGTGGTTTGGCAAATGATTCAACCTAAGCAAAAATTGATGTAAGAATATAAATGCAAATTTTCTCTCTCAATATACCTaatatttatcctttttttatattaatttacagGATGAAACAAGAAATGCTCAACTTTTGTTTGAAGGCTACGAATAACACTCTTTTCTATATCTCTCGGTATACGACTGGCTTCCTACTCCGATGACAAAACCATCCAGATCTGGCTGGCATACCTGCCTGGCAACGAAGGACGTCCATACACCTGACAACGAAACCGTGTGCACCATTTCTGGGGAACACACACGAGCGGTTTATGACATAAGTTGGTGCCATCAGGGAAGCAACGGCGTGTGGATGATTACATCTACATTTTCAAGGAAGACGAAGGTTCATCAAAGAACGACCAACATTTTTGCTGGTCACTGCTGTGAACAAAGCGTATCTGCAAGACGTCAACTGTGTGAAATGGAATCCTTCAGTAGCTGGCCAATTGCTGTCGTGTAGTGACGATAGAAACATTAAGATTTGGAACTTagttgaatagttttttgtccaaaagagaaaaagttaattatacgtaaaaaaaaaatacgaaaaaattgtttttgtttttattcattaaaagaggaacattcaaagtttaaaagtgTTTTCTGGTCTTGCGGGAATCGAGCCCAATAACCAAGGAAAGTCTGTCCTGACTGGCATTGATGATCTTTGCCAAAGTTTTGGAGCAGCGGGACGGCATCATTTTGTTTTCTGGTTTGATGTTGGTTAATGCTGTCACGAGCTGAATAGTAAGACAAAGATTAGACTGAGTCTTACATATTTTCCATTCCAAACTCACCTTTGCAAGAGGATCTGCATCAACATGCTCCATAATCATGTCCGAGGTTGGGTAAACGGTATAATGTCACAATTACCAAATGTTGGGTAGGTAATAATTTCTCTTTCCCTTCGACAGCGAGATTGCAAATGCTCAGAAAGTCAGAATAATGAAGAAGAAAAGGCTGGAAGTTTATATGCATATGAATGATAAACATATTTTATATAGTTATTAGAGAAAGTACAAACCTTTATCCAGAACCTCTTTGGATTATTCCATTTTATTAATTCTTtgattaattaaacatttaaatgtgTCAATCGTCAACATATATGAGtgtcaacttagcgaaacaccCATCACTGATCCAAACGGGACTAGGTGATTTTGAGTGTTGACACTTTTTGTCagtccaaatgagataatttgtagtgaaaacacttttttgttaatttgctaaattacctcatttggggtgtagtgaaaacaggctataagccTTTAAGCCTAGTATAAgtgaattcatacaatttttgtttgttttcaaatttcaaattaattttttttttttttgaatataataaGGAGAGTAGATTCACGAGTGAAAGAGATTCCCGTACATTTTGCAGGTGAACTACTTCACGtcgtaaagcaaaattttcatatattttttttcaccacgaaATTTCACAGGAACATTCACGGGTGAAGCCTAGCACGCTGctaatgcgaaacgaaaaatgttcaagtctccaaagtcgacaacgaaaatgctaacgaaaaaatatcgagtattctgtcaaagtcaaaataaaaaaattcaaaattactttaaaattaagaaaaatcaacagaaaattttttttaaacaagaaataaatgaatttaaagtgaaaaaaaccgtcaacacttctcttggagtcaagaaaaatgcacaggacagtaaaaaagtgacaaaaaatgagtgaaaactctctcTCGTTTTGCGCTAGAGCTgtgtactgaaaaacgaaaagcaaaacgaaatttttccttcaagatttcgttaacgaaattttgtatgtatgtaaaatGTATGGATTTacttcacgacttgcttcaccAGGTTTGTACTAGGTTTAACTACAAtcacctaaaaagtgaaaaagtgggaaatttaggaaatgcaaaaatttttaatttctttttcgcgctatttgtttttgaaaaaaaaaactgcaataatTGTTATTTAAACCAGAAAATAAGCTTTGTAcatcattattttaaattttgtggtaggaaaaaatgtctcaaaatgagtttgaaaatttttactctttgactttttgcaaaaagtagccGTTGTATTTATACCTTTAATCATATTGCACACATACCCTTATAAAATTACGTTTCCaccttttaattaaattccCATCACTACCAACCTTCACATAACAAAATTCACCACACCATAATCGCGCCAACAAAGGACAACATTCAAGCGACcctccaacaaaaaaaaaaaaccaccataCATTTCTATATAGTCATCTTCTTCACACATccatagaattttgaatttcaccacattaaaaaaaaagacaaggtGAAGTCTGCCACAACGTCACGACGACGAACGACAGTCAAACGGTCTCCGTGtgaaaattcgttaaaaaaacctaaaatatttacaattaaattgtttaaaaaaatgtattaatatatCCCAACAAGTGTTTCCTATCGGATTAAGTTTTGCATATTAATTTATAGtgatatataaatttttgttcaatagaATGCAATATTTTTGTGCTGTACCTGCTTCTCCTGCGGCTCCATAAATTCGACCTCTGCACGCAATTCACAATTCAAGTCGTCCgtcgatcaaaaaaaaaaaaaaaaatcaaaccatCTCTTCTAAAATCCATCTTCATCTTcttcaccatcatcatcgttgTACAAGAAAAAAGGAGAAGCACCACACCATCAAAAAGCAGCTGCTGTTCTGTCTCTGTATGTGATTTATGTGTGTGACAACGACAACAGTACCAACTACCAACAAGgaattcaagtgttttttttttttttttaactcaactcACCGAAGAAGATgtgaaaaaaagtgcaaaaaatgaaatgaattttctcaaaaattttatgtgaattattgttgtaaaagtttttagaaatatttgtaataaattttcCTGTTTGGTGcgtttcccaaaaaaaaaatagaaaaaacggAAAAAACCAAAGTGTACTCTCTCATTCTTGtcttttcaatgtaaaaaaagcgaaacaaaacgaatacaaaaaaataatttttcaggtgTATTTGTGGTGCCCAATCGTGCGTgtttgtgtgtatgtgtgtgtgtgtaatgAGATGTAATTCGTTTTGTTGGTCGTCTTTCGGAATTGCCCTGAATTTTCCGCGAATGAAGAAAAATCATTTGGGCCCCGACGAGATTTACCACTTCATATAAATATTGAAAACCGCCAATGAGTCGACGACAGTCCTTGGATCGAccaggtttgtttttttttttttttttttaaattaacaaaattttttaaagtagaaAGTGTCAGACATGCaaatgcatgaaaaaaaaaaatctcagcgAAAGAGACAAAACGAGTTTGTTagacaaatatatatattagcTGTCTCTTTCTTTACAATTGCCGTGTTGCTAAAAATAAACGCattcttgttttcctttttaaatCAACAACTCGATTTGTCTCTTTCGTTCTGATGACAGCAGGTTGTCAATACACAGCAGCCATTGATCTCTCTtgtcaaaaattaattctttttgtatgtgTTTCGTTTTCGTTTAAAAATTGATGGCTTTTGTTGGCAACactgggatttttttttttttcatgaagaaAACTCTCATCAATGAAAagtgtgtttatttatttttatgaattgagGACAGAGAAGtgtataataaaaatgtttttgtatttttattcttttattgttattttatttcaatttgcaTGGAAATAAACTTAATGAttgtaaaacaaataaatttgacAACAAAGTTTACATTGCAAACGAAAGTGTCGccattttttttctcatgtctggtttttctccttttttttcttttatattttttatacacaCTGATGGAACGAAAAGGTACcactaacaagaaaaaaatccgttttcgTTAGTATGTATACTTTGttttacctgtttttttttttgtttgattattatgtattttaaagCGGCGTTGCctattctctattttttttttattgttgttgtttttttccatTGCCAATTTGTGAactttgggaatttttttttttttctagaaatgtACTAGtcataaaaaaagtataaaattgaaAAGA includes the following:
- the LOC129917076 gene encoding isochorismatase domain-containing protein 1, with the translated sequence MAKRLSKLDPKKTLFLLCDIQDKFRPGMALFDNMIINAKKLVNAGKVLEVPLIATEHYPEKLGKTAQELDVGHAAGIISKTKFSMMVPQLEAKIKELFPNEKPKDVVLFGLESHVCIEQTAIDLIENDYKVNLVADCCCSRLNQDRDLALDRLKELGCIITTSESVIFNLMQDKNHPKFNIVRKFIAEPSADMQLSRAGSAKL